One segment of Campylobacter hominis ATCC BAA-381 DNA contains the following:
- a CDS encoding putative transporter: MFKSFFASKKWALWAYGGALFIILLLVYQTHLNVRINEWYQEFYDIMQNVKDHNVSEFWHYIMLFLQIAMPYVVTYMVVAFFASHWVFRWRKAITFSYLGFWRNCKNDIEGSSQRIQEDIYRFGKIMEDLGVKVLRAVMTLIAFVPVLWILSEKMTLPYLKDIPGSLVWTALGISLGGLVISWFVGIKLPHLEYNNQKVEAAFRKELVLAENNKANFGRPETVMELFTGLKFNYYRLFLHYGYFNIWLISFSQFLVIVPYMLMGNGLFTDVITLGVLVQVSNAFSQVRESFSVFIENWTTITELRSIFKRLDEFEINIGYKNKT; the protein is encoded by the coding sequence ATGTTTAAATCCTTTTTCGCTTCCAAGAAGTGGGCTTTATGGGCTTATGGCGGAGCTTTGTTTATAATTTTACTGCTTGTTTATCAAACGCATTTAAATGTTCGAATAAATGAATGGTATCAGGAATTTTACGATATTATGCAAAATGTAAAAGATCACAATGTAAGTGAATTTTGGCATTATATAATGCTTTTTTTGCAAATCGCAATGCCTTATGTTGTTACTTATATGGTTGTTGCATTTTTTGCAAGTCACTGGGTTTTTCGTTGGAGAAAAGCCATTACATTCAGTTATCTCGGTTTTTGGCGTAATTGCAAAAACGATATAGAAGGAAGTTCTCAACGTATTCAGGAAGATATTTACAGATTCGGTAAGATTATGGAAGATCTTGGCGTAAAAGTTCTAAGAGCCGTTATGACATTAATCGCGTTTGTGCCTGTTTTGTGGATTTTAAGCGAAAAAATGACACTTCCGTATTTAAAAGACATTCCTGGTTCTCTTGTTTGGACGGCACTTGGAATTAGCCTTGGAGGTCTTGTTATTTCGTGGTTTGTAGGAATTAAACTTCCACACCTTGAATACAATAATCAAAAAGTCGAAGCCGCATTTAGAAAAGAGCTTGTATTAGCGGAAAACAATAAAGCGAATTTCGGTCGCCCTGAAACTGTAATGGAGCTTTTCACGGGACTTAAATTTAACTATTACAGATTGTTTTTGCATTACGGATATTTTAATATTTGGCTTATATCATTTTCACAATTTCTCGTAATAGTTCCGTATATGCTTATGGGAAACGGACTGTTTACAGACGTTATCACACTTGGAGTTTTGGTTCAGGTTTCAAATGCCTTTTCGCAAGTAAGAGAAAGTTTCAGTGTATTTATAGAAAACTGGACTACTATTACAGAACTGCGCTCAATCTTTAAAAGACTTGATGAATTTGAAATAAATATAGGCTATAAAAATAAAACTTAA
- the moaC gene encoding cyclic pyranopterin monophosphate synthase MoaC produces MLTHIDENNNPKMVDVSAKNETERKAVASGIIKMSREAYDIIKSGTAKKGPVLQTAIIAAIMGAKKTSELIPLTHPLSITSVKTEIEELPEIPAFKLFVSVKIKDKTGVEMEALTGVSIGLLTIYDMIKAVDKGMQISEIQLESKSGGKSGEYFRC; encoded by the coding sequence ATGCTGACACATATCGATGAAAATAATAATCCTAAAATGGTTGACGTAAGCGCAAAAAATGAAACCGAACGAAAAGCCGTTGCAAGCGGAATTATAAAGATGAGCCGTGAAGCGTATGACATTATCAAATCAGGCACCGCGAAGAAAGGCCCGGTTTTACAAACTGCAATAATTGCTGCAATTATGGGCGCAAAAAAAACAAGCGAACTTATTCCTTTGACACATCCTTTAAGTATAACAAGCGTAAAAACCGAAATTGAAGAACTTCCTGAAATTCCTGCTTTTAAATTATTTGTAAGTGTAAAAATAAAAGATAAAACAGGTGTTGAAATGGAAGCGCTAACAGGAGTTAGCATCGGACTTCTTACGATTTATGATATGATAAAAGCTGTGGATAAAGGTATGCAAATAAGTGAAATCCAACTTGAAAGTAAAAGCGGAGGTAAAAGTGGCGAATATTTCAGGTGCTAG
- the folE gene encoding GTP cyclohydrolase I FolE: MQEILRLIGENPERDGLVKTPERVAKSLEFLTSGYRMEPKNVLNDALFSSTNNEMVLMKNIEFYSLCEHHLLPIIGRVHVAYIPNKKVVGLSKIPRMVNIFARRLQIQEQMTEQIANAIQEVVHPLGVGVVVEARHMCVEMRGVEKINSITTTSALRGSFITRADTRKEFFDLINSPKNFAF; encoded by the coding sequence ATGCAAGAAATTTTAAGATTAATCGGTGAAAATCCTGAGCGCGACGGACTTGTAAAAACGCCTGAGCGCGTTGCGAAATCTTTGGAATTTTTAACAAGCGGCTATAGAATGGAACCGAAAAATGTCTTAAATGACGCACTTTTTTCCAGCACAAACAACGAAATGGTACTTATGAAAAATATTGAGTTTTATAGTCTTTGCGAGCACCATTTATTACCGATTATAGGGCGCGTTCACGTGGCTTACATACCGAATAAAAAAGTTGTCGGGCTTAGTAAAATTCCGCGTATGGTAAATATTTTCGCGCGCAGACTTCAAATCCAAGAGCAAATGACGGAACAAATCGCAAATGCGATTCAAGAAGTTGTGCATCCTTTGGGTGTCGGAGTGGTTGTAGAAGCGCGTCATATGTGCGTTGAAATGAGGGGTGTCGAAAAGATCAATTCCATTACCACAACTTCGGCTTTAAGAGGAAGTTTTATAACAAGAGCCGATACCAGAAAAGAGTTTTTTGACTTAATCAATTCACCTAAGAATTTTGCTTTTTAA
- the rpsU gene encoding 30S ribosomal protein S21 yields MPGIKVYPNESFDEAYRRFKKQTDRNLVVTEVSARRFFEPMTEIRKKQKISARKKMLKRLYMLRRYESKL; encoded by the coding sequence ATGCCTGGTATAAAGGTTTATCCAAATGAGTCATTTGACGAAGCGTATAGACGTTTTAAAAAGCAAACTGATAGAAATCTCGTTGTTACTGAAGTTAGCGCGCGCAGATTTTTCGAACCGATGACTGAAATTCGCAAAAAACAAAAAATTTCAGCACGTAAAAAAATGCTTAAAAGACTTTATATGTTAAGACGTTACGAGTCAAAACTCTAA
- a CDS encoding NifS family cysteine desulfurase, with the protein MRVYLDNNATTMIDPEARELMLPFLNEKFGNPNSLHDFGSETHPALRKAMDQLYTALNAKDSDDIIVTSCATESNNWVLKGIYFDKIITGEKDNIITTSVEHPAIGETCSFLETLGVKIIRLGVNTDGNINLDELKEKINDKTALVSIMWANNETGTIFPIREAAEIAHAHGALFHTDATQAVGKIKVNVQKEDMDFMSFSGHKFHAPKGVGALFIKDSIPLTSLLHGGEHMGGRRSGTLNVAGIVAMGKAIEIADKFIDFENSHIRRLRDKLENALLEIPDVGVVGDRKFRVPNTILASIKGVEGEAMLWDLNKAGIAASTGSACASVTLKSNPILEAIGADKELAHTALRLSLSRFNTEAEIDYAISHIKSAINRLRSISSTFAYAPDGYKSGL; encoded by the coding sequence ATGAGAGTTTATTTAGATAATAACGCTACAACGATGATAGACCCTGAAGCAAGAGAGCTTATGCTGCCTTTTTTGAACGAGAAATTCGGTAATCCGAACTCACTTCATGATTTTGGCAGCGAAACTCACCCGGCACTCCGTAAGGCTATGGATCAGCTATATACTGCACTAAATGCCAAAGATAGCGATGATATCATAGTTACAAGCTGTGCGACTGAGAGTAATAACTGGGTTTTAAAAGGCATCTATTTTGATAAAATTATCACCGGTGAAAAAGATAATATCATTACTACATCGGTTGAACACCCTGCGATTGGCGAAACATGCAGTTTTTTGGAAACTCTTGGTGTAAAAATTATTCGTCTTGGCGTAAATACGGACGGAAATATAAATTTAGACGAATTGAAAGAAAAAATTAACGATAAAACCGCACTTGTGAGTATAATGTGGGCAAATAATGAAACGGGCACGATTTTTCCTATCAGGGAAGCTGCCGAAATTGCTCACGCTCACGGAGCGCTTTTTCACACGGACGCTACGCAAGCGGTTGGCAAAATAAAAGTAAATGTTCAAAAAGAAGATATGGATTTTATGAGTTTTTCAGGGCATAAATTTCATGCGCCAAAGGGCGTAGGTGCGCTTTTTATAAAAGACAGTATTCCGCTTACCAGTTTGCTTCACGGCGGCGAACATATGGGAGGACGTAGAAGCGGCACATTAAATGTGGCAGGAATCGTGGCTATGGGAAAAGCTATTGAAATTGCGGATAAATTTATAGACTTTGAAAACTCGCATATTAGACGTTTGCGTGATAAACTTGAAAATGCTCTGCTTGAAATTCCGGATGTTGGCGTTGTCGGCGATAGAAAATTTCGCGTTCCAAATACAATTTTAGCTTCCATTAAAGGTGTTGAAGGTGAAGCCATGCTTTGGGATTTGAATAAAGCAGGCATTGCAGCCAGCACCGGTTCGGCCTGTGCCAGTGTTACACTTAAAAGCAATCCTATCCTGGAAGCAATCGGCGCGGATAAAGAGTTGGCGCATACGGCGCTTCGTTTGTCACTTTCGCGTTTTAACACGGAAGCTGAGATTGATTATGCAATTTCTCATATCAAATCGGCAATCAACAGACTTCGTTCTATTTCAAGTACATTTGCTTACGCACCGGATGGTTATAAAAGCGGATTATAA
- a CDS encoding helix-turn-helix domain-containing protein — MQKLSVAEAAKKLGVSKEAIYNRIRRNKLKTTDEDGVRFVIFDDDEPILTKQTKKISNSDGFIDYLLQEIAELKAQISDLNEQKDELFHQKEEILIANKNEIKQMYKERDEKLSYFLSFFEKPLLGIKHTPDNDKTKDEALEIFPDDDWVSIGEYLRAQKLSHKKIIKARKIIIKNIGKTPLIKIKNDILLVHKELDIAILKQIKKK, encoded by the coding sequence ATGCAAAAATTAAGTGTCGCTGAAGCTGCCAAAAAACTCGGTGTCTCAAAAGAAGCGATTTATAACCGAATTCGTAGAAATAAGCTTAAAACAACAGATGAAGACGGCGTAAGATTTGTCATTTTTGATGACGACGAGCCGATACTAACAAAACAAACCAAAAAAATTTCAAACAGTGATGGATTTATAGATTATCTTTTACAGGAAATTGCCGAATTAAAGGCTCAAATTTCGGATTTAAATGAGCAAAAAGACGAACTTTTTCATCAAAAAGAGGAAATTTTAATTGCAAATAAAAACGAAATCAAACAAATGTATAAAGAGCGAGATGAAAAACTCAGCTATTTTCTTTCATTTTTTGAAAAGCCGCTTTTAGGCATAAAACATACGCCAGATAATGATAAAACAAAAGACGAAGCACTTGAAATTTTCCCTGATGATGATTGGGTTTCAATCGGTGAATATTTGCGCGCGCAAAAATTATCTCACAAAAAAATTATAAAAGCCAGAAAAATTATCATAAAAAATATCGGCAAAACTCCGCTTATAAAAATAAAAAACGATATTTTACTTGTACATAAAGAGTTGGATATAGCAATTTTAAAGCAAATAAAGAAAAAATAA
- a CDS encoding HP0495 family protein, whose protein sequence is MANISGASCEKATIEYPLLWEYKAVLQNEVSAKEKIENLLKNENFKIEFSKFSKGGKFISFKIRVFVRDEKHKNAIFELLAKISKIVL, encoded by the coding sequence GTGGCGAATATTTCAGGTGCTAGTTGTGAGAAAGCAACAATTGAATATCCGTTATTATGGGAATACAAAGCTGTTTTACAAAACGAAGTTAGCGCCAAAGAAAAAATTGAAAATTTGTTGAAAAATGAAAATTTTAAGATAGAATTTTCAAAATTCAGCAAAGGCGGAAAGTTTATAAGCTTTAAAATTCGTGTTTTTGTTCGTGATGAAAAGCATAAAAACGCCATTTTCGAACTTTTGGCTAAAATCAGTAAAATTGTATTATAA